AATATCTGCTTCGTTCCGTTAGAAAACGGTTCACTATGTTTAATTTTAGGAACTTCAGGCTTTTCAAATACCGGTTTTTTCTCTTGTTCAAGGCCTGGATAGCCATTAATAATGGTTTCACCGATAAAAGTGAGCAATTTTGTCCCGCGGTCTTTTCGTTTCGGGAACACAAATAATTCAGGTGTAGAATCAATAAAGGATGTATTATACTCCCCTGTTAAAAACTGTTCATGCTGAACGACATTTTCTAAAAATGCGATGTTTGTCTTAATACCGCGAATACGGAATTCCTGAAGGTTCCGAAGCATTTTAGCTGCGGCACCCTCAAAAGTAAGCGACCACGTAGATACCTTAACAAGCAGTGAGTCATAGTGAGGTGTAATGACAGCACCCTGGAAACCATTACCAGCATCGAGGCGTACGCCAAAACCGCCGCTTGATCTATAAGCCATAATTTTTCCTGTGTCCGGGAAGAAATTGTTAGCCGGATCTTCCGTCGTGACACGAGATTGAATCGCATAACCATTGGTAGTGATCTTTTCCTGGCTCGGAATGCCGATTTCGGGACCGTGCAATGATTTACCAGCTGCAATAAACAGCTGTGTCTGCACAATGTCCACCCCTGTAACCATTTCTGTTATTGTGTGTTCTACCTGTACGCGCGGGTTTACTTCAATGAAATAAAATTCACCGTCAGGATTAACGAGGAATTCAACCGTTCCCGCATTCACGTAATTAATATTCTCCGCCAGTTTTAACGCTGCATTACAAATGTTTTCCCGAAGTTCCTGACTTAAAGACACGCTTGGAGCAATTTCAACGACCTTCTGGTGACGGCGCTGTACAGAGCAGTCTCTGTCATAAAGGTGCACGATGTTGCCTTCTTTGTCCCCAAGCACCTGCACTTCAATATGCTTTGGATTTTCAATGAACTTTTCCACGTACACTTCATCGCTGCCAAAGGAAGATTTCGCCTCAGAGCGTGCACGGTCATACGCTTCTTCTAACGCTTCAGGGCTGCGTACGATCCGCATCCCGCGTCCGCCTCCGCCAAGAGCGGCTTTAATAATAAATGGAAATCCATGTTCATCAGCAAATTTTTTGACTTCATGGATGCCGGAAACCGGTCCGTCACTTCCTGGAATAACAGGAAGTCCGGCTCTAATAGCCGTTTCTCTTGCTCGTACCTTATCCCCGAACATATGTAGATGTTCGGTACCAGGGCCGATGAAGATAATGCCTTCTTCTTTACATCTTTGTGCAAATTCAAGGTTTTCTGATAAAAAACCATAGCCTGGATGAATTGCATCTACGTCATTGCTTTTTGCTGTTTCTATAATGCTTTCAATATCAAGATACGCATCAATCGGTTTTTTTCCTTCGCCAATTAAGTAAGCTTCATCTGCTTTGTACCGGTGAAACGCACTGGAGTCTTCTCTTGAATACACCGCAACGGTTCGAATATGCAATTCGGTGCATGCTCGGAAAATACGGATGGCAATTTCTCCTCTGTTAGCAACTAAAAGTTTTTGAATTTTATTAGTCTCCATTAAAACCACTCCCTACTATATTTTTAAGGTTATTTCACTAAAAAAAAATAAAATTTTAACCTATATAACAAAAAATTATGCTATACTAAACTTATCGTAATCACATTTTAATCATGATTAGAGGTGAATTGAGTGAAAAAGGCCAAAAACAAAGAAATCCAGACCATCCGAATGATGGTATATTTCATAGATGCCACTTCCGAAATTATTGAACAAGAAGGAATGGATAAAATCACCATTCGAAAAGTTGCTGACTTAGCCGGCTTTAATAGTGCAACCATTTATAATTACTTTGAAGAACTCTCCCATTTAATATTTTTTGCATCGATGCGTTACGTGAAAAAATATATTAATGCTTTACCTGAATATCTTGCTTCCACTGAAGATCCTTTGGAACAGTATCTAAAAATTTGGGAGTGTTTTTCTAGGTTCTCTTTTAGTGATCCCCACATTTATTATGCAGTGTTTTCTTCAAACTTAGGTTACCCCGCTGAAAAACTTTTAAAGGATTACTATGGAATGTTTCCAACAGACCTTGTCGAAGTTCCAGCGGAGTTAAGAGAAATGCTCTTAGAATCTAATGTTACAAAAAGAGACTTTATTGCACTTAAGCCATGTATCGAAAAAGGCTACATTAAATCTGAAGATGCCAGTCAAATTAGTGAGATTCATTTTCTTATATGGCAAGGTATGCATACTATGTTTCTAAATAAAAGATGTGAATATACAGTGGAAGAAGCAACAGAAATAACTGTAAATCACATACGTGCTACAATGCAGAAGCCATAATTGCTAAGAAAATGAAAGTTATTACATAATTTCTTTATGATCCTTCTCCTTGATATTGGACACATTTCGTTTTGGATAGTTTTGTATTTTTTTATGCTCCAAAATTAATCCTTTTAAAAGGGAATAGCACATTACTGACATAATAATAGCAAAGGGAAACGCAGCTGCAATAGAAGCAGATTGTAAGGTCTCCAGGCTACCACTTAAAAGTAAAACAATTGATACAAGTGATAGTAAACACCCCCAAGTGAGCTTGATCTTCCATGAAGGATTAAGGTTACCTTTAGAGCTGAATACCGATAAAATAAAAGTTGAAGAATCGGCTGATGTTACAAAAAAGCTAACTACTAGTATGACAGCAATAAAACTTAAAGTGGTGCTAAAAGGGAAATATTGAAAAAATACAAACAAGGCTTCAGTAACGTCAGTTTGGGCTGCATCTGATAAGGCTGTGTTGCCCATATTGTGTACAAGGTGCAAGCTTGAACCTCCAAAAACGGAAAACCATGCAAAGGTGCCTATAGTAGGGATAAATAAGACTCCTAGAATAAACTCTTTGATAGTTCTGCCTTTCGAGACTTTTGCAATAAAACTACCAACAAATGGAGCCCATGCTATCCACCATGCCCAGTAAAATAAGGTCCACCCTGCAATCCAGGAATTATCACCAAAAGGGCGGATTCTTAAGCTCATGTAAAGTACATCATCTAAATAACTTCCAGTTGTAGTAGTAAATACTTTGAAGATTTCGGAAGTGGGTCCTAAAAACAATAAGAGCATCATAATCCCAAATGCTAGTAAAATATTAAAATTTGAAAGAATTTTCATGCCCCTGTTAATACCAATGAGCGCAGATCCTGCAAAAAGTACTGTAACAATTAAAATGATAAAAATTTGCGTACTAACTACATTTGGAACATCAAATAAATGGCTTAACCCTCCAGCTATTTGCATAGTTCCAAGCCCTAAGGAGGTGGCAATGCCAAAAACTGTGGCAAAGATTGCTAAAACGTCAACTCCTTTCCCAATAGGTCCATAAATTCGATTCCCGATAATTGGATAAAAAGTAGAACTGATTAGCCCTGGAAGATCCTTTCTATATTGGAAAAAGGCTAAACTTAATCCAATAAGGGTGTATACAGCCCAGGGGTGCAACCCCCAATGAAAATAAGTATAGGTCATTGCGGTATTTGCAGCATTAGCAGTAGCCGCTTCTCCAAATGGCGGGGTCATATAATGAAATAATGGCTCAGCTACTCCCCAGAAAACCAGTCCAATCCCCATCCCTGCACTAAATAACATCGATATCCAAGATAATTTACTATAAACAGGTCTGTCAGTGTCTTTCCCTAATCGAATTTTTCCATACTTTGAGAAAATGAGCAAAAAAGCCATAATCAAAAAAACAAGAGTAGCTGTTAAATAAAACCACCCAAAATATTCCACAGTATTGGCTAGAAAGTAGTTAACCCACATTTCTAACAATTCATTAAAAAAAGCTCCAAATATTACAAACAGGACAACAAGAAACAGAGAAACACTTAGTACAATATTGTTTTGAATGAACCTCATGTAATCCTCCTCAATCGTTTTTTTGTTTAAGTGTTTTTATTAGAGTTAGTTCCCCCCCTTTTTTTGAAAGCGTTATCTCTTATTGAGAACGATAATAACATAATCATGATTAAAAAACAAAATTTATTGAAAATTATAAAGCATTATCACTAAAAAACTATTTACAATTTCAAGGTTTATAAATATAATGTAATCAATCACTTAAAAATAATCATGATTAATTATAGTTCATAAGGGAGGTAAGGAATGAAATTAGAAGTAGGAAATTTTCAAGTGAAAAGCGTTATTTTTGGCAGTCAAACTTCTTTTAATAATGGTGTATTAACCATTAATAAAGAAGAAGCTTTAGAGGTTGTTTATGAAGATGAAAGAATCATTTCAGCTGATATTGTCATTGCAAGACCTGGTGATTCAACTAGAATCACTCCCGTTAAAGAAGCAGTAGAACCTAGGTATAAAGTTTCTGGTGGAGTGTTGTTTCCAGGAGTAACGAACAAACTTATGCAAGTTGGAAGTGGGAGAACTCATGCCTTAAAAGGAACCAGTGTACTAGCAGTGGGAAAACATTGGGGGGGATTTCAAGACGGTCTCATTGATATGAGCGGTCCAGGATCTAAACAGACTATGTTTTCTGAATTATTAAATATTTGCTTGGTAGCTGATACAAATGAAGATTTCGAAAAAAATGAACAGCAGAAAAAAAATGAAGCATTACGTTGGGGAGCTATGAGGTTAGCTGAGTATTTGGGGAGTTGCGTGAAAGACTTAGAACCTGAAGATATGGATGTATATCACCACCATCCTCTTGATGAACAAACGGAGGAGATACAAAACCTTCCGGGAGTTGTATATGTTCTTCAACTACAATCCCAAATGCTTGACACGGGTTACAATGCCATGGTGTATGGCTGGGATGTTAGTCGTATGTTACCAACATTCATGTCACCTAATGAATTGCTGGATGGAGCTGTAGTTTCAGGAAGTTTTATGCCTGCTTCATCAAAAATATCTACGTATCAACATGTCAATAATCTTGTTTTGAAACAATTAATGAATGAACACGGAGAAACAATCAATTTTTTAGGTGTCATTGTCTCGAACTTGAATACTCAATTAGATGAGAAGGAGCGTGCTGCTCTGCAAGTTCAAAACCTAGCTACTTTACTAGGCGCACAAGGAGCGATCATCTCTGAAGAAGGATATGGTAACCCAGATATTGATTTCATTTTAACTTACAATAATTTAGAAAATGCTGGCATTAAAGTCGTAGGGATTACAAATGAATGTACGGGTAACGATGGAAAATCCCAACCGCTCGTTGATTTATCTGAAAAAGCAAATGCTATTGTATCAACGGGTAACGTTTCAGAACACCTTAAATTAGGGCCGATGGAAAAGGTTATTGGAGAGCTTGAAGCCGTGGCTAGAGATGGTAATTCGGGTGGATGGGCTGAATCGATAAAAGAAGATGGCTCCATTGAGATAGAAAACAACGGTATGTTCTGTGCGGACTCGGCTACAGGGAACCATTTTAAAACAGTTGTTGAGTATTAAGAGGGAAGGGGGAGAAAACTTGAAAAAAGCGATCCATTATATTAACCAATTTTTTGGGCAAATAGGTGGGGAAGACCAAGCAGACTTTGAACCAACGATTCAAGAAGGAACAGTTGGCCCTGCTTTATTGCTGAATAATTTATTAGGGTCCGAAGCTGAAGTCACACATACGGTGATTTGCGGTGACAATTTTATGGGCTCAAGGACAGAAGAAGCTATTGAAAGAATTTTAGATTTTTTAGAAGATAAACAGTTTGATATCTTCTTTGCCGGTCCAGCTTTCATGGCAGGACGTTATGGAGTGGCATGTGGTGAAATATGTAAAGCGGTAAGAGATAGATTTGATGTTCCTGTCATTAGCAGTATGTATGTTGAGAACCCAGGGGTGGATATGTTTCATAAAGATGTCTATATTTTCCCTGGTGGAAACAGTGCAGTATCGATGAGACAAGATGTTCCTAAAATGGCTCAATTTGCAAAGAAGCTTTTACTGGGAGAGGGCTTACAATCAGCAGAAGAGGAAGGGTATGTTCCATGTGGTATTCGTTTGGAATCATTTAAAGAACCGCCTATCCCCGCGGCTGATCGAGCTGTTGACATGCTGCTTAAAAAGCTCAATGGGGAGGAGTTTGAAACAGAAATGCCTATGCCTGTCATACAAAAGGTTCCAATTGCTCCCCCTGTTGAAGATGTAACGGAAGCGACGATTGCACTTATTACCTCTGGTGGAATCGTACCGTTAGGGAATCCGGACAAAATACAATCGGCCTCAGCAACAAAATGGGGAAAATACGACATTGACTTTGTTGAGACGTTAGAATCAGGCCAATGGGAAACCGTTCACGGAGGGTTTGACCCTACGGCAGCAAATACAGACCCAAATATTATCGTACCAGTTGATGTCTTACGGTCATTAGAGCAGGAACAAAAAATTGGCAAACTTCATCGTTACTTGTATTCAACTGTCGGTACAGGGACAACGCAGGCAGAAGCGACTCGAATGGGAAAAGAGATTGCTCAAGACCTTCATGAAGCGGAAATTTCTGCAGTGATTTTAACATCCACCTGAGGAACGTGTACTCGTTGCGGGGCAACGATAACGAAGGAAATTGAAAGAACAGGTATTCCAGTCGTTCAAATGGCTAATTTAGTCTCTATTGCTAAAACGGTAGGATCCAACCGTATAGTACCAACTATTTCAATTCCTCATCCGCTAGGGGATCCTACCACATCTGTTGAGGAACAGTGGAAACTGAGAAAACATCGAGTTGAGGTTGCAGTGGACGCGTTAGCAAATGATATTCAAGAAGCAACCATCGTGGAAGTAAAGGTTTAAGTTCAAATTCAGTATTTTAATTCTATTAAAGGAGGATTGTAAATGATAAAAGATAAAAAAGTGTTTGTTCTTGGAGAAAGAGATGGAGTGCCTGCTCCGGCGATTGAAGAGTGTATGAAAGCAGCAGGGGCTGAAATTATTTATAAAGATACTCAGTGCTTTGTTTGAACAGCTGCCGGTGCAATGGACCAGGTGGTCCAAGAAGAGGTAAAGAAAGCAACAGAAAAGTATGGTAGTGAAAATGTTTATGTCATTTTAGGGTCCCCAGATGAGGACAGTGCCGAAATTTTTGCTGAGACGGTTACGGCCGGAGATCCAACATATGCGGGACCGCTAGCTGGTGTAGCCTTAGGTCTTCCAGTCTATCATATTCTCGAAGATGAGATTAAGGAATTAATTCCGGAAGATGTTTACCAGGATCAAATAGGATTAATGGAATTGTCCTTAAATAAAGATGAAATCATTGATGCAATGAAAAATGCAAGACAAATTTCTGTAGAATAAGGGGGAGCCTATGAGTAGTAATAAGGTTTATGACGTGATTATTGCTGGAGCAGGTCCGGCTGGTATGACAGCAGCTGTCTATACATCGAGGGCAAAAATGGAAACATTAATGGTAGAAAAAGGCCTTCCTGGAGGGCAGATGACAAAAACAGAAGATATAGAGAACTATCCTGGATTTGAAGCAATTTTAGGCCCCGACTTATCGAATAAAATGTATGAACATTCTACCAAATTCGGGGCCGAATATATGCAAGGAAATATACAAGAAATAAGAGATGACTATCCCTTTAAAACAGTGATTGTAGATGATATGGAATATAAAACAAAATCAGTAATTATTGGTACAGGAGCTAAACACCGTTCTCTGGGTGTTCCAGGCGAAGAGGAGCTTTCAGGTTTTGGAGTTTCGTATTGTGCCGTATGTGATGGGGCATTTTTTACTGATCAAGAATTAGTTGTTGTGGGCGGGGGAGACTCGGCTGTTGAGGAAGCAATATTTTTAACTAGATTTGCGACAAAGGTTACCATTATTCACCGTCGAGATGAACTTCGGGCGCAAAAAATTATCCAAAAGCGAGCTTTTGAGAATGAAAAAATAAATTTTATTTGGAATCATACTGTAGAGGAAATATTAGGTGACGGAATGGTCTCAGGAGTTCGTATAAAAGATAAATTAACTGGTGATATTAGTGATTTTCCTTGTGCAGGAGTGTTTATTTACATTGGAATGGATCCTCTCAGCGAGTGTGTAAAAAATGTAGGAATAACCAATGAAAATGGATACATTGAAGTTGATGAAGACATGAAAACCAGGGTAAAAGGAATTTTCTCCGCAGGTGACGTGAATGAAAAAATGCTTCGTCAAATTATCACAGCAACTGGAGATGGCAGTAATGCAGCACTATCAGCCCAGCAATACGTAGAAAGTTTAGAAGAAGAATTAAAAGAAATGAATATGGAGGTGTAATATGACAGCGCCCGTTATTAAAGGATCTTCCTTTGTTATTACTCATACGCCAAGCCTGGTTCGTCATGGATCAAAACCAGTAAGAGAAATTGAGAAAAACCCTGAAGTCTTGGATCAAATATTAGGTGGGTTACGTAGTTTTCAAGAGGCGGTAGCTTACCCGCCAAACCAAGTATTTATCGGGAATCTGAGACCTGAATTACTAAAAGACTATGAAAGGCCATGGACGAATACTCAGCTTCAAGGTGCTGAACGATTCAGTCCCTGGGGAGAAATACTCCCGGAGGATGAATTTTATGGATGGCTGAAAATAGCTGATTCCTATAATTTGATCTCCCTAGAAGAAAATTTTTTACAAGAAAATGTGAAGGGTGCACTAGAAAACCATCCCTTGATATCTAAGGAAGACATCGAGTCATTAGGTACAGGCGTTTCACTGCACGAAATTGAAGAGAAGCTTGCAAACGATAACGCTTTACCATTGCATATCAAGAAAGATCAGCTTATCGGTGTAATGGAAGCGGGACATGATGAAGACAAGTTTCTTTCCGCTCATATTTTATTAGAGAATCTAAGTAATAAAGCATCGGGTATTGTAGCGATGCGCCATGCTCTAACGAATTTTGATATTTCACCTGAACAAATTGATTATGTAATTGGTTGTGATGAGGAAGCTGTGGGAGATCGTTATCAGCGAGGCGGCGGAAATATGGCCAAGTCAATTGCCGAGCATGCAGGATGTACCAATGCCTCTGGCTCAGATATCAAATCATTTTGTTGCGCTCCAGCCCATGCGATTAGTATTGCAGCAAGCCTTGTGCAAGCTGGTACTCATAAGGAAGTATTAGTAGTAGGTGGTGGTTGCTTAGCTAAACTTGGGATGAAATTTGCTGGAAATCTTTCAAAACAAATGCCGATCACGGAAGATCAAATGGGAGCTATAGCAATATTAATTGGACAAGATGATGGAGAAAACCCCCAAATTCGAATGGATGCTTTTGGAAAGCACGATATCTCTGCTGGATCTTCAGCCCAAGCTATTTATCAAACATTGGTGGTTAATCCTCTTGAAAAAATAGGTAAGAAAATTACTGATATTGATAAATATGCTGTTGAGCTTCATAACCCTGATGTGACGGAACCTAATGGAAATGGAAATGTTCCAAGGGGAAATTATCGTACAATTGCTGGTATGGCCGTACTACGAAAAGAAATGGATAAAACGGAAATGAATTCTTTTGAAGAGGAACGTGGAATGATAGGATTTTCCCCAACTCAAGGACACATTGCTTCAGCTATACCGTTTATTGGTCATGCAAGAGATATGATGAATAAAGGAGAAATAAATAATGCCATGTTTGTGGGAAAAGGGAGCCTTTTCTTAGGGAAAATGACAACGCTTTCTGATGGAATGTCTTTTATAATAGAAAAAAACAAAGGAGCTGAATAATCATGCAGGATGTAAATAAAAGAAATTTTGAAGAAGAGGTTCTTCAAGCTGAAAATCCAGTAATAGTAGACTTCTGGGGCCCCAGTTGTCAACCGTGTCTTAAGTTAATGCCGGATGTTGAAGATTTGGCTGAGGAGTATGGAGACCAAGTGAAGATGGTTAAGCTCAATAGCGCAGAAAACAGAAAAGTTTGTATTAATCACCGTGTAATGGGATTACCTACTTTTCTATTATTTAAAGATGGGAAAGAGGTTAATCGAATCTCTGGTGGTGAGCTGACTAAGGAAGATATAAAAAATTTAATCGATGAAAGCCTTGAAGTATCTCAATAATTTGAAAGGGTGAAGAAAGATGGATTTAGCTAATAAAAAAGTATTTGTCCTTGGAGAAAGGGATGGAGTGCCTGCTCCAGCGATTGAAGAGTGTATGAACGCAGCAGGGGCTGAAATTATTTATAAAGATACGCAGTGCTTTGTTTGAACAGCTGCCGGTGCAATGGACCAGGTGGTCCAAGAAGAGGTAAAGAAAGCAACAGAAAAGTATGGTAGTGAAAATGTTTATGTCATTTTAGGATCCCCAGATGAGGATAGTGCCGAAATTTTTGCTGAGACGGTTACGGCCGGAGATCCAACATATGCGGGACCGCTAGCTGGTGTAGCCTTAGGTCTTCCAGTCTATCATATTCTCGAAGATGAGATTAAGGAATTAATTCCGGAAGATGTTTACCAGGATCAAATAGGATTAATGGAATTGTCCTTAAATAAAGATGAAATCATTGATGCAATGAAGAGTGCTCGAGCAAGTCAAATTGTGTAAGCCCCTTGATGACAATCGATGCGATGTGCGTACGTTATGGAAAAGTCCCTTATTAAAAGGGACTTTTTCCAAACAAAAACAACAAATACAAGAAGCTATTACCAATTAAAGATACATGAACGGAAACTTTAGTTTATATCTATTGGTTAGCAAAAGAGAAATATATTGAAAAAGATTTTGTAGATATATGGAAACAAGAAATCAACCGTAGAGGTGAAAGAATTGAATTTATCTGAAACGAGTAACTTCCCATAGCTAAAAAAGACGTTAAGTTAAAAACTCTAAGATTTAAGGGGGGCAGTATAGTTGAATAATTTTATAGATGAAGCATTACAAGCTCATCGTGAAAACCATGGCAAACTTGAAATCACACCGAAAATAAAAGTTAGAAATCCTAAAGATTTAAGCTTGGCTTATTCTCCGGGAGTGGCAGAACCATGTAAGGAAATACAAAAAGATAAGAGTGCTGTTTTTGAATATACCATGAAAGGAAATATGGTTGCTGTGATATCCGACGGGACAGCAGTCCTTGGTTTAGGCAATATTGGAGCTGAAGCATCGATACCTGTTATGGAGGGGAAAGCAGTCTTATTTAAAAGTTTTGCTGGAGTGGACGCGTTTCCACTTTCTTTAAATACAACGAGCATAAACAAAATAGTGGAAACTGTGAAATTGCTTGAACCAAACTTTGGGGGGATTAATCTCGAAGATATTTCAGCTCCTAACTGTTTTATTATAGAAGAGCGGCTTAAACAGGAGACAAATATCCCCATTTTCCATGACGATCAGCATGGAACCGCAATTGTTACGGTAGCTGGTTTATTAAATGCATTAAAATTAGTCAATAAACCGATAACCGATATAAAGGTAGTGGTAAATGGTGCAGGAGCAGCTGGGATTGCTAATATAAAGTTGCTAAATAAAATAGGAATAGAGAATCTCTTTTTATGTGATTCTAAAGGAATTATTTATGAGGGTAGACCTTTTGGAATGAGTGAGTCCAAAGAGAAGGCGTCGAAAATTACTAACCCTGAAAAGGTTCAAGGAACATTGAAAGATGTTTTAAAAGAAGCTGATGTCTTTATAGGAGTTTCAGCAGCAGGGACATTAAGTAAGGAGATGGTGAGAAGCATGAATGAGAATGCAATCATTTTTGCTATGGCAAACCCAGATCCTGAAATAATGCCTGATGAGGCTAAAGAAGCTGGTGCACGAATAGTAGGCACAGGACGATCGGACTTTCCCAATCAAGTGAATAATGTATTGGCGTTCCCGGGTATATTCCGTGGAGCTCTTGATGTTCATGCTACCGAGATCAATGAAGAAATGAAACTTGCAGCAGCTTATACTATTGCTTCGCTTATACCAGAAGAGGAATTATCAGAGGAATATGTAATTCCAGGTCCTTTTGACCCCCGAGTTGCACCGAATGTAGCAGCTGCAGTTGCCCAGGAGGCTATAGCAACAGGAGTTGCAAGAAGAGAAGTGGAGCCTTACAAGGTCAAAGAAAAAACAGAGAGACTATCTTTGATTAGAAAAGAGGAACTAATATTTTAAAGTAGTATATTTTGACAACAAAAATAAACAAAAACAAGTGTTTACCCATTGAAAATTATGAGGAGTAAAGAACTTTTTTCTTAAGGAGTTCGCCTAAAGAGTATTAAATAACAAAGTCATATGGCAATAGAAATCTTTTATCTAATCTTGAAATGAATTTATAAATCACGTGTTGAACTTGGTATTCGGATCGGGGGGACAGTGAATGAGTAAAGCAAGGTTTAAACTTAATAGTTTTGAATATGGGGAAAGTTTTGGAGTGCAGAAGGTAACCATATGTGGAACTCTCTTTCTCTCGGAATCTATAAAAACGCGAATTTATGAGGTGTACCAATTAAGAGATTTTAATAATAAGATTTCTTCTTCGGATCCCCGTACTCTTACGTTTAATGAAGTAGAAAAGTTATCTAATAAATATTATATTGACAAAATTTCATAACAAGTCCAATAATCCCCGTCTTTTAGTTAGATGGGGATTTTAATATGTATCTTATTTTGAACGCTGGGACACCTGGGTTTTTCGGTGAATTAATTTAGAACTTAACACTTCCAATATTCCCTGCTCTAACCCCCATTTAAAAGCTTTCTAGTAACGACAATACAGGACGGTTGATTTAACCTTTCGATGCATTACGAAGTCACTGAAGAAAGCATTGTTAGGAAACTAAAACGACAAAGTTTGTATAACGAAATAGATACAAGTAGCAGGAGAGATGTTCATAAAGAACCCAAAAGCTTTCAACTTGTTCATAAGAAAATATTTATGAACTAACCACATAGTTTTTAACATATCGCTCCAATTAATGCATATGGGTTATGCGCTAAAAACGTGGGAATTAGTAGATATATACATTTTTTTAAATGGAGTTTGGAGAGATGATGGAAGAGATAAAGAGATAAAGTGGCGGGATTGCGTGGGAATCGAACCCACCGGAGACTGCACGAGCCTCCCTGGAGGTTTTGAAGACCTAGAGGGACACCAGTTCCCTATCCAATCCCGTAGGTATTATTTATATTTTTATTATAAATAGATGTGTTATAAATTTCAAGTATTAAATAATCAAAATTATATAATAATCTAACGTTATAAACTTACATAGTAGGAAATGAATTTTTTAATAAAAAAATTTATTTATAAATAATCATGATTATATTGTGATTTAGATTATTTAATGTTATTCTCGATATAACAATTAGTTATTTATTAAATCCACTATTTCAAATTAAGAAAGGAGAACATTATGAAGAATTCTGTTTTATTTGTATCTTTGCTTTTAGTCATGGTTACATCTGCATCCTGTAGCAATAAAGCTGATGGAACTTCAAAAGAAAACTCAGAGCTTACTATTTTTGCTGCTGCTCAACTTCAAGATGTTTTTAAAGAATTAAGTGACGTATTTGAAGAGAAGACAGACAGTAATGTCAAGATTAGTTTTGCGGGGAGTCAAGTTGTGAGAACTCAAATTGAACAAGGAGCACAAGCGGATATATTTGCTTCGGCTAATTTATCCCATATGGAGGCTCTACAAGATCGAGGTCTTGTTAGTGATGATGTTATTTTTTCACATAATTTTCTTACGGTTCTTCTCCCAGAAGAAAATCCTGCAGGGATTGAAAGGTTAGAAGAATTAGGGGAGAAAAGCTACCGTTTGGTTTTAGGAGTTGAAGATGTACCTATAGGTATTTACGCGAGACAATTTTTAGATAAAGCAAATGATCGCTACGGCTCTCAATATAAGGAGCAAGTTTTAGCAAATACATCTTCTCTAGAAACAAATACAAGACAAGTTTCAGGAAAGATTGCATTAGGAGAAGGAGATATTGGAATTACTTATGTAACT
This DNA window, taken from Alteribacillus bidgolensis, encodes the following:
- the grdC gene encoding glycine/sarcosine/betaine reductase complex component C subunit beta, whose protein sequence is MTAPVIKGSSFVITHTPSLVRHGSKPVREIEKNPEVLDQILGGLRSFQEAVAYPPNQVFIGNLRPELLKDYERPWTNTQLQGAERFSPWGEILPEDEFYGWLKIADSYNLISLEENFLQENVKGALENHPLISKEDIESLGTGVSLHEIEEKLANDNALPLHIKKDQLIGVMEAGHDEDKFLSAHILLENLSNKASGIVAMRHALTNFDISPEQIDYVIGCDEEAVGDRYQRGGGNMAKSIAEHAGCTNASGSDIKSFCCAPAHAISIAASLVQAGTHKEVLVVGGGCLAKLGMKFAGNLSKQMPITEDQMGAIAILIGQDDGENPQIRMDAFGKHDISAGSSAQAIYQTLVVNPLEKIGKKITDIDKYAVELHNPDVTEPNGNGNVPRGNYRTIAGMAVLRKEMDKTEMNSFEEERGMIGFSPTQGHIASAIPFIGHARDMMNKGEINNAMFVGKGSLFLGKMTTLSDGMSFIIEKNKGAE
- the modA gene encoding molybdate ABC transporter substrate-binding protein — translated: MKNSVLFVSLLLVMVTSASCSNKADGTSKENSELTIFAAAQLQDVFKELSDVFEEKTDSNVKISFAGSQVVRTQIEQGAQADIFASANLSHMEALQDRGLVSDDVIFSHNFLTVLLPEENPAGIERLEELGEKSYRLVLGVEDVPIGIYARQFLDKANDRYGSQYKEQVLANTSSLETNTRQVSGKIALGEGDIGITYVTDVIPSIQDQVTTIDIPDELNVKSNNTIAITTDTNQPELAQQWIDFIMSEEGQDILADHKFTTVK
- the grdA gene encoding glycine/sarcosine/betaine reductase complex selenoprotein A; this encodes MDLANKKVFVLGERDGVPAPAIEECMNAAGAEIIYKDTQCFVUTAAGAMDQVVQEEVKKATEKYGSENVYVILGSPDEDSAEIFAETVTAGDPTYAGPLAGVALGLPVYHILEDEIKELIPEDVYQDQIGLMELSLNKDEIIDAMKSARASQIV
- a CDS encoding thioredoxin family protein; the encoded protein is MQDVNKRNFEEEVLQAENPVIVDFWGPSCQPCLKLMPDVEDLAEEYGDQVKMVKLNSAENRKVCINHRVMGLPTFLLFKDGKEVNRISGGELTKEDIKNLIDESLEVSQ
- a CDS encoding NAD(P)-dependent malic enzyme — protein: MNNFIDEALQAHRENHGKLEITPKIKVRNPKDLSLAYSPGVAEPCKEIQKDKSAVFEYTMKGNMVAVISDGTAVLGLGNIGAEASIPVMEGKAVLFKSFAGVDAFPLSLNTTSINKIVETVKLLEPNFGGINLEDISAPNCFIIEERLKQETNIPIFHDDQHGTAIVTVAGLLNALKLVNKPITDIKVVVNGAGAAGIANIKLLNKIGIENLFLCDSKGIIYEGRPFGMSESKEKASKITNPEKVQGTLKDVLKEADVFIGVSAAGTLSKEMVRSMNENAIIFAMANPDPEIMPDEAKEAGARIVGTGRSDFPNQVNNVLAFPGIFRGALDVHATEINEEMKLAAAYTIASLIPEEELSEEYVIPGPFDPRVAPNVAAAVAQEAIATGVARREVEPYKVKEKTERLSLIRKEELIF
- the trxB gene encoding thioredoxin-disulfide reductase gives rise to the protein MSSNKVYDVIIAGAGPAGMTAAVYTSRAKMETLMVEKGLPGGQMTKTEDIENYPGFEAILGPDLSNKMYEHSTKFGAEYMQGNIQEIRDDYPFKTVIVDDMEYKTKSVIIGTGAKHRSLGVPGEEELSGFGVSYCAVCDGAFFTDQELVVVGGGDSAVEEAIFLTRFATKVTIIHRRDELRAQKIIQKRAFENEKINFIWNHTVEEILGDGMVSGVRIKDKLTGDISDFPCAGVFIYIGMDPLSECVKNVGITNENGYIEVDEDMKTRVKGIFSAGDVNEKMLRQIITATGDGSNAALSAQQYVESLEEELKEMNMEV